The Pararhizobium sp. IMCC21322 sequence TACACAAACACGCAGCAGGCCAGCGCCCAGAAGATGGAAATATTAGCCGGTGAAAAACCGAAGGCCGGAATGATATCCCGCAGATAGGGCAGGGTGCCGCCTGCAGCAAACCGTGCGGTCGCTGGCTCCATGGAGCCCGGAACCTTCAGCACATTCACCAGCAGATAAACCATCAGCGATGCGGCAATGAAATTGAACATGATGGTGGTAATGACAATGTGGCTGCCGCGTTTTGCCTGAAGCCAGGCCGGTATCAGCGCCCAGGCTGCCCCAAACAAGCCCGCGCCCATAATCGCAACCGGAAATGTCAGCCACCAGGGAAAAACCTCGCCCAGAGACAGGCAGACCAACGCGACCCCCAGGCCCGCAATATAGGCCTGACCTTCTCCGCCAATGTTGAAGAGGCCTGCATGAAAAGCCACGGCCACAGCAAGGCCTGTAAAGATGAAATTGGTGGTGTAGTAGAGCGTAAAACCAAAGCCTTCGCCGTAGCCAAGTGCGCCAAAAATCATTTCCTGTATGGCCAGTACCGGATTTTCTCCGATGAACAACACAACCAGTCCGGACACAAGAAAAGCGGCGGTGACATTGAGCAGGGGGATCAGCCCCATATCCACCCAGCGCGGTAATTCGTTTTTCATTCTGCGGCCTCCGCCCGTTCAATGCCAGCCATCAGCATGCCGATTTCACCTTCCGGTGTGTCAGGTGAGCACTCGCCGACAACACGGCCTGCAAACATCACCAGAACACGGTCAGCCAGGGATCGAATTTCATCGAGTTCCACAGAGACCAGCAGGATTGCTTTTCCCGCATCTCGCATTTCGACAATACGTCTGTGAATGAATTCAATGGCGCCAATATCCACACCACGTGTCGGTTGGCCAATGATCAGCACATCGGGGTTCTGCTCCATTTCACGGGCCAGAACGATTTTCTGCTGATTGCCACCGGAAAAATTACCAGTCTTCAATCTCGGATTGGGTGGACGAATATCGTATTTTTCGATCTTGTCTGCGGCATCCTTGCGCATGGCACCAATATCCAGGAACGGGCCTTTCACAAAAGGTTCGCGCACCTGATAGCCCAATATGGCGTTTTCGTTTTCCTCAAATGGCAGCACCAGGCCCATATGGTGCCGGTCTTCGGGCACATGCGCCATGCCTTTTTCGCGCAACAGTGCCGGATCAGCATCGCCTGTGACATCGATTGGCGCACCTTTCAGCAAAACCCGTCCGCTCAAGGCCGGGTAAATGCCCGATATGGCTTCCAGCAATTCAGATTGCCCATTACCTGCAACCCCGGCAATGCCAACAATTTCGCCTGCACGCACATTCAGCGACACATGGTCCACCATAATCACACCGCGCTCATCGCGAACCGTCAGATCCTCAACTTCAAGCAACAATTCACCCGGTGTTGCAGGTGTCTTTTCAACATTCAACAGCACACTGCGACCAACCATCAACTCGGCAAGTTCTGCCAGGCTTGTCTCTGCGGTTGTGACGGTGGCCACCATTTCGCCGCGGCGCATAACAGACACCATATCGGTAATCGCCATGATTTCGCGCAATTTGTGGGTAATCAGAATGATGGTTTTGCCCTGAGCCTTCAATTGCTCAAGAATGCGAAACAGGTGATCAGCCTCTGCCGGGGTCAGCACGCCAGTGGGCTCGTCAAGAATAAGAATGTCAGCGCCGCGATAAAGCGCTTTCAGAATTTCAACCCGCTGCTGCAGGCCAACGGGCAGGTCTTCAATCATGGCATTCGGATCAACATCAAGCTGATACTCTTCCTCCAGATGCTTCAGATCCTTGCGCGCTTTGGCAAGAGCACCGGCAAGCACAGCACCGCCTTCGGCACCCAGGACGATGTTTTCCAGAACTGAAAAATTTTCCACCAGCATGAAATGCTGATGCACCATGCCTATGCCGGCAGAAATCGCTGCCTGACTGTCTTTGATGGTAATGGGTTGACCCTTGATCCGTATCTCGCCGGAATCGGCCTGATAAAACCCGTAGATAATCGACATTAAAGTGGATTTGCCAGCACCATTCTCACCAATTATGCCGTGAATGGACCCTTGCCCGACTGACAGGTTGATGTCCTTGTTGGCATGAACGGGACCGAAACGTTTATTGATACCGATCAGTTCGATTGCACGCGGTGATGTGTGTTGTGAGGCGGTTGCAGCGCTGCTTTGGGTCTCAGACATGAAGCCTCAATCATTTGCA is a genomic window containing:
- a CDS encoding ABC transporter permease translates to MKNELPRWVDMGLIPLLNVTAAFLVSGLVVLFIGENPVLAIQEMIFGALGYGEGFGFTLYYTTNFIFTGLAVAVAFHAGLFNIGGEGQAYIAGLGVALVCLSLGEVFPWWLTFPVAIMGAGLFGAAWALIPAWLQAKRGSHIVITTIMFNFIAASLMVYLLVNVLKVPGSMEPATARFAAGGTLPYLRDIIPAFGFSPANISIFWALACCVFVYILIWRTRLGYEMRTFGFSQSAAVYAGISPTKIIVVTMMISGALAGMMALNEVMGQAQKLQDNFVAGYGFVGIAVALMGRSHPVGIVLAALLFGILYQGGAELAFAMPAISRDMIVVIQGLVILFAGALEHMFRPSLIRLFTRREPALVPAE
- a CDS encoding ABC transporter ATP-binding protein: MSETQSSAATASQHTSPRAIELIGINKRFGPVHANKDINLSVGQGSIHGIIGENGAGKSTLMSIIYGFYQADSGEIRIKGQPITIKDSQAAISAGIGMVHQHFMLVENFSVLENIVLGAEGGAVLAGALAKARKDLKHLEEEYQLDVDPNAMIEDLPVGLQQRVEILKALYRGADILILDEPTGVLTPAEADHLFRILEQLKAQGKTIILITHKLREIMAITDMVSVMRRGEMVATVTTAETSLAELAELMVGRSVLLNVEKTPATPGELLLEVEDLTVRDERGVIMVDHVSLNVRAGEIVGIAGVAGNGQSELLEAISGIYPALSGRVLLKGAPIDVTGDADPALLREKGMAHVPEDRHHMGLVLPFEENENAILGYQVREPFVKGPFLDIGAMRKDAADKIEKYDIRPPNPRLKTGNFSGGNQQKIVLAREMEQNPDVLIIGQPTRGVDIGAIEFIHRRIVEMRDAGKAILLVSVELDEIRSLADRVLVMFAGRVVGECSPDTPEGEIGMLMAGIERAEAAE